One Ictalurus punctatus breed USDA103 chromosome 21, Coco_2.0, whole genome shotgun sequence genomic window carries:
- the dnase1l4.2 gene encoding deoxyribonuclease 1 like 4, tandem duplicate 2, whose amino-acid sequence MKIASFNVRRLGSSKLSDESTIKYLIKIVSRYSIIVILEVVDKSGKAMAKFLHKLNSTGNNKKRPYRMVISSSLGRSLYKEQIACLYRPDQVQLIDTYQYEDNQEGDEDAFSREPFILRFGLPDRMVNDLVLIPVHTKPKDSEKEIDELYDVSMAVRKKWKTNNIMILGDFNADGAYVSKKKMKKIRIRTDEDFHWLIGDDVDTTASLSNDYSYDRIVVYKDDLLNAVVRNSAKPFNFHEAYELSEEEALRISDHYPVEVSLKKKPVTRPKGQSKAVKRKAS is encoded by the exons ATGAAGATTGCATCCTTTAACGTCAGGCGTCTGGGTTCGAGTAAGCTGTCAGACGAGAGTACTATAAAGTACCTTATAAAG ATTGTGTCTCGCTATAGCATAATTGTGATCCTTGAAGTAGTGGACAAGTCAGGAAAGGCCATGGCTAAATTCCTGCACAAGCTGAACAGCACAGG CAATAACAAGAAGCGTCCTTACCGCATGGTAATAAGTTCCAGCCTGGGCCGCTCACTTTACAAGGAGCAGATTGCGTGCCTCTACAG ACCAGACCAAGTCCAGCTGATTGACACATACCAATATGAAGACAATCAGGAAGGAGACGAGGACGCCTTCTCACGAGAGCCCTTCATTCTGCGTTTCGGCTTACCTGACAGAA tgGTAAATGACCTGGTTTTGATCCCAGTCCACACAAAACCCAAAGACTCGGAGAAAGAAATAGATGAGCTGTATGATGTGAGCATGGCTGTCAGGAAGAAATGGAAGACTAAT AATATAATGATCCTGGGCGACTTTAATGCTGATGGAGCGTACGTCTccaagaagaagatgaagaaaatcagGATCCGTACTGACGAAGACTTCCACTGGCTGATAGGGGACGATGTGGACACCACAGCCAGCCTGTCCAACGACTATTCATACGACAG GATTGTGGTGTACAAGGACGATTTGTTGAATGCAGTAGTGCGGAATTCAGCGAAACCCTTCAACTTCCATGAGGCCTATGAGCTGTCAGAGGAAGAG GCTCTGCGGATTAGTGATCATTACCCAGTGGAGGTGAGCCTGAAGAAGAAACCTGTAACGAGACCCAAAGGCCAGTCAAAGGCAGTGAAACGCAAAGCAAGCTAA
- the dnase1l4.1 gene encoding LOW QUALITY PROTEIN: deoxyribonuclease gamma (The sequence of the model RefSeq protein was modified relative to this genomic sequence to represent the inferred CDS: substituted 1 base at 1 genomic stop codon), giving the protein MKIAAFNIQKFGQKKLSDPDVMKTLIRIVSRYDIVVILEVVEKKGKAIDXFLEELNKANPENRYSKKISVRLGRTTYKEQFLFLYRGAVVNVIGTYQYEDNQCGDEDAFDREPYILRFSCPNTVMQDLVLVPVHTKPEDSEKELDELYDVVLAVRDKWKTDHIMILGDFNADGSYVSKKEMKAIRIYKDADFHWLIRDKVDTTTSTKNDHTYDRIVVYGENMLDAIVPNSARAFNFQQEYGLTEADALKVSDHYPVEVELKLSNGDGQSSATCRK; this is encoded by the exons ATGAAGATCGCCGCTTTCAACATTCAGAAATTTGGACAGAAAAAATTATCAGACCCTGATGTCATGAAAACACTTATTAGG ATAGTGTCCCGCTATGACATAGTTGTCATCCTGGAGGTGGTGGAAAAGAAGGGAAAAGCAATTGACTGATTTCTAGAAGAGCTAAATAA GGCCAACCCAGAGAACCGTTACAGCAAGAAGATCAGTGTACGTCTGGGGAGGACCACGTACAAGGAGCAGTTTCTGTTCCTTTACAG GGGTGCTGTGGTGAACGTGATCGGCACTTATCAGTATGAGGACAATCAATGTGGAGATGAGGATGCCTTTGATAGAGAACCTTATATCCTGCGTTTCTCTTGTCCTAATACAG TGATGCAGGATCTGGTTCTGGTGCCTGTCCACACTAAGCCTGAAGACTCGGAGAAAGAGTTGGATGAGCTGTATGATGTAGTCCTGGCTGTGAGAGACAAATGGAAAACAGAT CATATCATGATCTTGGGTGACTTCAATGCGGATGGCAGTTATGTGTCTAAAAAAGAGATGAAGGCAATCCGTATCTACAAAGATGCAGACTTCCACTGGCTGATTAGAGATAAAGTGGACACCACTACGAGCACAAAGAATGACCACACTTACGACAG GATAGTGGTGTACGGAGAGAATATGCTTGATGCCATTGTCCCGAACTCTGCCAGAGCGTTTAACTTCCAACAGGAATATGGACTGACTGAAGCTGAT GCACTTAAGGTGAGTGATCACTATCCAGTGGAGGTGGAACTGAAATTAAGCAACGGCGACGGTCAAA GCTCTGCCACATGCAGGAAATAG